The Megalops cyprinoides isolate fMegCyp1 chromosome 11, fMegCyp1.pri, whole genome shotgun sequence genomic sequence GGTATTTATACATCGCATTTCCTAACACCCATCAGTGTGAGCAAAATGAGTATAGTTGCTAGCTGAATTAAATGAGAGACGCATTTtctatgcacacacataaaacagcacagcccCTGTTAGACTGGTAAGCAAAACATGGAATCACATCACATGGAACTGCTGAATTATAAATTTTCCCAGACAACAGCCACAGCCCCCTATATAACTGATTTGTTTAAATAACTTGTTTCATCTCATATTTAACTTGAGGGATGAAGATCCCTTGATTTACTTTTGCTAGTTCACTGCGACTAGCTAAGCTAGCTAGTGATGGTGTGATATGTGGTTACTCTTTGGGTACACAGTACTATTTGCATATGCAACGTGTCTTCTTCCTTAATATCTGTACAAATGATGCTTACAAAATGTATCATTCCATTAAGAAATGTTCTTTAATTTCATAACATTCCACAGGATTAGTTTACTGGCAGGATACTGACAAGATATGTAGGAACAATTGATATATACTGTAGCTTGGAGACACAAAAATTAGCTTTTGATGCTTTTAATTAGCTTTAAAGCTAATGATAGCTTTCAAGCTCAAGTTTTATTAGTTGCTAAAAAGTATTGAAGATGATGTGATGTCATGAGAACAGTTCATCAGGTTGAGATGGTGACAGTCTTTCAGCATTGAAAGCCTTAGCTAATCAGACTGCAGTCATCTGACATATTTACACCACAAGGCCTGAGAGCAAAATGGATGCGTATGAAGAAAGAAGCACTGTTTGGGGTCAAACAGCAATGAAAGAGCCATTTAAActaatattacatgtaaaaagtgCCAGATTGCTTATTTTGACTCTCATATACAATTTATAATTTGTGGGGAAGGTATATGGCTTCTTTAAACTTCAATGATAAAGCTTCCAAGTAGGATGGTAGGCACAACACTagaatcaaatcaaatgcaatcaaaagTAAATGCCACCATAACTGTATTTCTGACAATGAGTTTCAGCTTCGAGTATGACAATTTTTGAATTACATACAACCATTTTTCATATGGTCTACTGCAAATTCaatctgtctctttttttgaaTGGGCCAGAAAAGGAGTAGTCTTCTGAATCCACAagcttcaaatgaaaatttgtagcttttaaaacagatttttattttcattttttttttctattcataaTTGAATTCTAAAGGAAACCCCAGTGAATGAGGTGGATAGTGTTTCTTCTCTACTCCTAAGCCCGTAAACTCTCAAGGAGACTAAAAGTGGAAGGTTGTCAAGACAAGTGTCTGCTCACACAGACTTCTGCACCTACATCCCGCTCAGTGTTCTGCTCTGAGGAGGAGTTTGCTGTTGGACCCTGATTGCATTCACAGTTTAGCGTTTCAGTGTGTTGGTATATTACTCAGAGCTGAACCTTGTGCCTCTGAACACCGAGCAGCTTGGAGAGGGCGTGCAGTGAAATTACTGGGAAACCTATTATTGTGATGCTTCTGAGAATTTGTCATCACGCATGAGACAGGCGCAGACAAGAATCAGTGCTCTCTGAAAACCAGAGGGCAAAGCGTGTCAATGAGTGTGAAGGGaatcaaacaatgaaacattgTGATCAGCGAGgatacacaaacagaaaaatgttagCCAATACAGAGAAATTGTCAGATACGGAAAGACCTGAGCCTGAAACCATAAGCATTGAATTATTCCAGTGATCTTATAGGCAAATGTTCATGTTTCTCCCACATTGTGAAAGaggggaatgtttttttttctctatttttccTCTCCATACGTCTAATGGATGTGCCACATTTACCTCATCATTGACATTCCCAGATTTTGTTTGAGAAACATATCGAAAGCCGGAATAacagcaacagaacagaagagggGAATGAATCTGTGAATGAGCAGTTCAGAAATGAAGAGGCAGTACCATGTGTGAATGTACCCTAGACCTAATCTGGTGTCATCATCCAGGACAGCTGCTTGCTGATCTAAAGTAGTTTCTAAGCCCTAAATTTGATTCATGTCATAAGTTGGAATTCCCAAGATTCTGACACTATCCTGTATGTTTTATATCTCTCTGACTGGgaccaaaacacacaaagattagcatcacaatgtgctttttttgtcaTACGTTTACTTGAAACTCCCACATCATTTTCTCCCAGAGTCCCAGCGGGAGAGAGGGTAGAGAGGCAGTGTGGGAAAGGTTGCAGTCCCAAGCCACAGGCTCCGGGCAGCGTGGCCTTCGCAGGGACAGCAGGCTATTTATACGCCTTCTTCACATGCCTGCTATTGCTCCCCAGACACTGCGAGCTCCACTGGCACGCACTACCATACTGCCTAATGGCAAGTGCCAAAGTAGTGGACACTGGCGTACAGTACAGTCCATCGTCGTGTGGGGCAGTGCAGTTACAGTATGCCCCATTGTTTTCAGGGTTTATTTCTGACTAGATGCTGTTCCTTTAACAGAAACGAGAGCCAGCCAATTTCATGATTCAGAATCAGACAGTTGGTCATTAACTTCATCGTGATGGAACCTGCATGTATTAATTTTAACTTAAGTGTTTTAGCTGGCACTACAGAGAACCCCCCCCCGCATTCGTTCGAattttaaacatgaatgaaattacACTTCTCAGATCACGTTAGCCATCAAGACCCCTTCAGCTTTTATATGTTCATGCAGGTTGTGTTTGATAGCTCTTGACTTCCCCTTCGCAAGTCTAATTTAAGACCATCTAAAGAAGCCCCATCTGCAGCTGTTCACTGCCAGAGATATTCTGCCTGAAACAATTACGAGAAATGGTAATGCATTCCACCTCATGAATCACTGACAATGGAAGTGATGGATGCCGTCATTATTAGAAAGTAATCTTAGGCATCTTAAAGGCTAGTGTTGGTGATGATTAAAGACCAAGAGAGTACTGGTACACTCTTTTGTGATGTAGTGTTTCATAGGGCTGTACACTCCACTGAAATGCAGTATATTACAGTACAGCAGGGCCAGGCTCCTTTGTGAAATGAGAGCATGCAGGTTTTCTTAGCACTCAGCAGCTTCTGGCATTAAtaatcacatgatttttcagtTATATGAGAAAAAGTTATGCACTTATTTGAGCCTACATGTTACTCTTATTGTAGCCTATAGGTTATGATGCATTGATCAAAACACTTCCAgttattgtaaatgtgttgaATATTTTTTCCCAATCTCATATAGATCAAGCTCAAATGTTTGAATTCAGATGTTTGAATATACTGATTTCTTCTCTAAAATGGTGATATTCTGAACTTTAGaaactttaaaattatttaatgtgaaagcaggcactgcaaaaaataattgAGGTTAATAGCATAAATAAACttaattactttattattaatatttaatgggagttgaataaaatgtgtttccaaTCCATTGCCTTGTTCTTCAGGTTTCTTCAAAGGAAGGTGTGAGCAGTAATGGGGGACTGGAGTCTTCTGGGGAACTTTCTAGAGGAAGTGCAGGAGCACTCGACGTCCGTGGGCAAGGTTTGGCTGACCATCCTCTTCATCTTCCGCATCCTGGTGCTGGGCACGGCGGCCGAGTCGTCCTGGGGCGATGAGCAATCCGACTTCATGTGCGACACCAAGCAGCCTGGCTGCATCAACGTATGCTATGACAAGGCCTTCCCCATTGCCCACATCCGCTACTGGGTGCTGCAGATCGTGTTCGTCTCGACCCCCTCCCTCATCTACATGGGCCACGCCATGCACACGGTGCGCATGGAGGAAAAGCGTCGgcagaaggagcaggaggagcagggcagggtaGAGGCCTCCGCGGCCGGCAGGGCCGAGAAGGAGTacctggaggagaaggagccCGGGAAGGCTGAGGGCACAGGGAAGATCCGCCTGAAGGGGGCGCTGCTGAAGACCTACGTTTTCAGCATCCTGATCCGCACCGTCATGGAGGTGACCTTCATCGTCGGGCAGTACATGATCTACGGCATCTTCCTCGACGCCCTCTACCCCTGCGAGGCCTGGCCCTGCCCCAACAAGGTCAACTGCTACGTGTCGCGCCCCACCGAAAAGAACGTCTTTATCGCCTTCATGCTGGTGGTGGCGGGTGTGTCCCTCTTCCTCAGCGTGGTGGAGCTGTACCACCTCGCCTGGAAACAGTCCAAAAGGTGCCTGAGGGCCTACGCCGCCTCCCACGCCATGGAGAGCAGGACCGCCAAAGCCGTGGCCATCGCCCCGGAGCCCGACCCCCAGCCGCAGACGTCCCGCACCTGCACCCCGCCCCCGGATTTCAACCAGTGCCTGGCTGCCACGTCCCCGCACGGCCACGCCCTCCCCGGCTGCCACCCCTTCAACAACAGCATGGCCCACCAGCAGAACTCAGCCAACATGGCCACCGAGCGCCACCGCAGCCACGACAACCTGGAGGCGGAGGACTTCCTGCAGATAAGCTATGCGCAGACCTCGGAGACGGCCAGCGCCTGCGCCCAGGCCCAGCTGCTCCACAACGGCTTCTGCAAGGACAAGCGGCGCCTCAGCAAGACCAGCGGCTCTAGCAGCCGCGTGCGGCCGGACGACCTGGCTGTGTAGGCCGGCTTATCaatcagggagagggaggctgggaCTAGGCGGGGCGCGGGCTGCTGCTGATGAAGGCAGGCAGGCTAGGCTTGAACCAAATGGCTAGAGGGTGCTCTGTGGTCTGTTGTCAGGGCTACCGGGATGATGATAAGCCTCT encodes the following:
- the gja5a gene encoding gap junction protein, alpha 5a; translation: MGDWSLLGNFLEEVQEHSTSVGKVWLTILFIFRILVLGTAAESSWGDEQSDFMCDTKQPGCINVCYDKAFPIAHIRYWVLQIVFVSTPSLIYMGHAMHTVRMEEKRRQKEQEEQGRVEASAAGRAEKEYLEEKEPGKAEGTGKIRLKGALLKTYVFSILIRTVMEVTFIVGQYMIYGIFLDALYPCEAWPCPNKVNCYVSRPTEKNVFIAFMLVVAGVSLFLSVVELYHLAWKQSKRCLRAYAASHAMESRTAKAVAIAPEPDPQPQTSRTCTPPPDFNQCLAATSPHGHALPGCHPFNNSMAHQQNSANMATERHRSHDNLEAEDFLQISYAQTSETASACAQAQLLHNGFCKDKRRLSKTSGSSSRVRPDDLAV